The following DNA comes from uncultured Devosia sp..
ACCGGCGGACCCGAAATCGAACAGCTGATCCAGCTCCTGGCGCGTCTGCCGGGGCTCGGACCCCGCTCGGCCCGACGTGCCGTGCTGCATCTGGTCAAGAAAAAGGAGCAGCTCATGCTGCCCCTTTCCGCCGCCCTTGATCGCGCCGTAACGGCCGTTCGCACCTGCGAAATCTGCGGCAATATCGATACGCAAAGTCCCTGTTCCATCTGCGCCGATCCGCGCCGGGACAGCGGCATGCTGATCGTCGTTGAGGACGTCTCCGACCTCTGGGCGCTGGAGCGGGCAGGGGTGGGGCAGGTCAAATACCACGTCCTCGGCGGCGTGCTCTCGCCGCTTGACGGCGTCGGGCCCGATGACCTGTCGGTCGATGCCCTGATCGCCCGCGCGCCGGAGTTTCGTGAGGTGGTGCT
Coding sequences within:
- the recR gene encoding recombination mediator RecR, giving the protein MATGGPEIEQLIQLLARLPGLGPRSARRAVLHLVKKKEQLMLPLSAALDRAVTAVRTCEICGNIDTQSPCSICADPRRDSGMLIVVEDVSDLWALERAGVGQVKYHVLGGVLSPLDGVGPDDLSVDALIARAPEFREVVLAVNATVEGQTTAHYITDRLAGSEIKVTRLAHGVPVGGELDYLDEGTLSQALRARTEI